The Phormidium sp. PBR-2020 DNA segment ACCCCCTACGCTAGCCTTGATCATGTCTTGTTTACCCACCATGTTCCCTGGTTTCCTACGCCTATGAATGTCCGTCATGCTCACTCGAATGACCTCTCGGCGATTGTAGGAATTTATAATGCCGCTATTCCAGGGCGAATGGCGACGGCCGATTTAGTCCCAGTATCCGTTGAGAGTCGCCGTCCTTGGTTTGCAGGTCATTCTCCTCATCAATATCCTCTCTGGGTGACGGAACGAGATAATCGGGTGGTGGGTTGGCTTAGTTTTCGCCCGTTTTATGGTCGGCCGGCTTATAAAGCGACGGCGGAACTGGCGATTTATATCGACCCAGAATATCAGCGACAAGGGTTGGGACGCTTCCTTTTGGATTTAGCGGTGGCCAATGCTCCCATGTTGGATCTCAAGACACTCCTAGCATTTGTGTTTGCTCATAACTTGGCGAGTTTGGGTCTGTTTGAGCAGGCGAAGTTCCAGGAGTGGGGCTATTTGCCGAGGATTGCTCAACTCGATGGTGTGGAACGAGATTTG contains these protein-coding regions:
- a CDS encoding GNAT family N-acetyltransferase, which produces MNVRHAHSNDLSAIVGIYNAAIPGRMATADLVPVSVESRRPWFAGHSPHQYPLWVTERDNRVVGWLSFRPFYGRPAYKATAELAIYIDPEYQRQGLGRFLLDLAVANAPMLDLKTLLAFVFAHNLASLGLFEQAKFQEWGYLPRIAQLDGVERDLMILGHRLGSGRSPVKEQSGSEFRDSAQGEDGL